From the Streptomyces sp. SN-593 genome, the window GTGGCCGTTGCTCACCACGATCACGGCGTCGTCGGGCAGCAGCGGGTCGAGGGCGAGGACCGCGTGGCGGGGATCGACCGTGCCGGGCGCGGGCTCGGGCGCGTAGCCGGCCAGTTCGTCGCTCCAGCACTCCGGCAGCGCACGCGCGGGCCGGAACCACGGCCGCGCCGGGGCCTCGTCCCGCAGCGCGTCGAGGAGCAGGGTGAGGGTGGCGCGGACCTCGCCGCGTACCGGCGCGTCGTCGGGGGCGGTCTCCGCGCCCGGGGCGGGCAGGACGTCGAGCCTGACCAGCCGGGCGTCGGGGAAGAGCGTGCCGGAGCGGGTGGTGCTGGCGCCGGCGCTCGACCCGAGGGCGAGGACGAGGTCGGCGTCGCGGAAGACCGGCTCGGCGTCCGGGTGGGACAGCCCGCCGGCGATGCCGAGGTCGAGCGGGTGGCCGTCGAACAGGCCCTTCGCCGGCAGCGTCGTCGCCAGTGCCGCGCCGGTCAGCTCGGCGAGTTCGGTGACGAGCGCGGCGGCGTCGCCGGCCGTCACACCGCGCCCGGCGAGCAGCACGGGGCGTGCGGCGTGCCGCAGTTCCTCGCGCAGCCGGGCCGCGGCGGCCCGGTTGGCGGCGTCGTCGACCAGGGCGGCGGGAGCGGGGTCGGGGACGCCGGCGGGGACGCCGTCGGGAGCGGGTACGGCGGGCGCCTTCACGTCCGCCTCGATCAGGTCCGCGGGGATGCCGACGACGACCGGGCGGCGGTCGCGGGCGGCCTCGGCGATCGCCGCCGCCACGACGGCGCCGGCGTCCTCCCGCGCGGTCACCGCCCGGTAGCCGGCCTCGCACGCCTCGACCAGGCGGCGCTGGTCGAACCGCTGGGCGCCCCGGTAGCCGGTGGGGGTCTCGCCGGCGAGCAGCACCAGCGGCGAGCGGTTGCGGGCGGCGACCAGCAGCGACGTGGCGGTGTGGCTGAGGCCGGGGCCGTGGGTGACCGAGCAGATGCCCACCCGGCCCGAGGACCAGCCGTAGCCCTCGGCCATCGCGACCGCGGCGCTCTCGTGGCGCACCTCGACGATCTCGACGCCCGCGTCCGCCAGCGCGAGCACGAGGTGCATGTTGCCGTCACCCATCAGGGTGAACACATGCGTGGTGCCGTGGTCGGCGATCACGCGGGAGACGGATTGGGCATGGGTCTGCACGGTGGTGCACCTTCTTCGTGTCGTCGGGCCCGGACGGCGGGCTCCGGTGCGGTTCAGAGCTGGTACCGGCGCAGACCGCCGTCGCAGGCGATCACCGTGCCGGTGACGTAGGAGGCGAGCGGCGAGCACAGGAAGACCGCCAGCGCCGCCAGTTCCTCGGGGCGGCCGTAGCGCCCGAGCGGGATCTCCCGCGCGTGTTCGGTGCGCTGCCGCTCGGTGTAGTTGCGGGACATCTGCTCGGTGAGGATGCGGCCGGGCGCGATGCAGTTCACGGTGACGCCGTGCGGGCCGACGTCGCGGGACAGCCCCTTGGACCAGGCGTGCACCGCGGCCTTCGCGGAGAACTCCGGGCTCATGCGGGGCGGTTCGGACTTGCCGGTGATGTTGACGACACGGCCCCAGCCGCGGGCGGCCATGTCCGGCACCAGTTGCGCGGCGAGTCGGCGCTGCTGGGTGAAGTTGAGCCGCATCGCGAGGTCCCAGTGCTCTTCCGTGGCGCCCTCGCGGGGCGACCGGTGCCCGCCCGCGCTGTTCACCAGGATGTCGACGTCGCCCAGGCCCAGGCGGGCCTGCTGCGCGACGCGCTCGGCGGCGTCCTGTGCCGTAACGTCCTGCGCGATGGTCACCGGGCGGGCGGCGCCGCGCCCGGCGAGTTCGTCGGCGAGCAGGTCGAGGGACTCCTGGCGGCGGGCGACGAGTGCCAGCCGCACCCCCTCGGCGGCCAGGAGCGTGGCGATGGCGCGCCCGATGCCGGCGCTCGCCCCGGTGACGACCGCGGTCTTGTCCTTGAGCTGGTGGTCCATGGCTTCCTTTCGTGCGGCGCGGGATCGAGGCGGGCGGGTCAGCCGACCGGCTGCCAGTGCGGGGCGCCGGCGCCGCGGTCCTCGCGCAGCGCGACGTTCACCATGTCGCCGCGTTCGACGCCGGTCAGCCGGCCGTCGAGGTCGATCCGGACCTCGCTGCCGCCCGCCGTGCAGGTCACCTCGGTGCGGTTGCCGAGGAACTCCACGACGCTGACGGTCGCGGGGAACTCGTCGGTGCCGGGCAGTCCGGCCGGCGCCAGGCGCAGCGCCTCCGGGCGGACGAGGACGTCGATCTCCTGCCCGGGTGCCGCGTCGTGGGTGCCGACCGCGATCGGCACCCGGGGGGCGCCCTCGACACCGGTGAGTTGGGCCGTCGGCGATCCGCCGGTCTCGGTGACCACCGCGCGCAGCACGTTGACCGGGCCGAGCGCCTCGGCGACGAAGCGGTTGACGGGCTCGTCGTAGAGGGTGCCGGGCGGTCCGACCTGCTGCACCACGCCGTCCCGCAGCACGATGACCCGGTCGGACAGGGCGAGCGCCTCGGCGCGGTCGTGCGTGACGTACAGGGTGGTCAGGCCGAGGGTGCGCTGGAGGGTGTGGATCTCGGTGCGCATCCGGGCCCGCAGTTCGGAGTCCAGGTTGCTCAGCGGCTCGTCGAGCAGGAGCAGCCGCGGGCGGGTGGCGAGTCCGCGGGCGAGCACCACGCGCTGCTGCTGCCCGCCGCTGAGCTGGCTGGCCGACCGGCTGCCGTAGCCGCCGAGGCCGACGAGCTCCAGCACCTCCTCGACGCGGTGGACGATCTCCGGCTTGGGGACCTTCTGGGCGCGCAGGCCGTAGGCGATGTTCTGGAACACCGTCATGTGCGGCCACAGCGCGTAGGACTGGAAGACCATGTTGAGGGAGCGGTGCTCCGGGCGGACGTGGGTGCGCCCGTCGGCGACCAGTCGGCCGTCGATCGAAATCGATCCGCCGGCCGCCCGGTGCAGGCCCGCCACGCAGCGCAGCGTCGTGGTCTTCCCGCAGCCGCTGGGACCGAGCAGGGTGACGAACTCCCCTTCCTGGATGCGGAAGGACACCCCGTTGACGACGCGGTTGGTGCCGTGCTCGGCGATGAGGCCGTCGACGTCGAGGATCGCCGGGCCCGCCGGCGCCGCCGCGGTCGCCGGTTGAAGGTGCTGAGGCTTCATGACGCTTTCTTCCTGTCGGGGTTGAGGACGAGCCGGAGGATGCCCATCCCGACGAACATGACGACGACCTGGAGCACGCCGACGGCCGCGGCCTTGGTCAGCGCGCTCTCGGAGTAGTTCCAGGCGACGACCGACAGCACGTTGGAGTCGGGCGAGTAGAGGACCACCGCGACGTTCAGTTCGCGCAGCGCCAGCACGAAGATCAGGGTGAACGCCGAGAAGACCGACGGCCGGATCAGCGGCAGCAGCACCGACCACACCGTCCGCAGCCGGGAGGCACCGCACACCAGCGACGCCTCCTCCAGGGTCGGGTCGATCTGGTGGAAGCCGTTGGAGATCAGCCGCACCGCGTGGGTCAGCGAGATCGACACGAGCCCGATGGCGATGATCGGCAGGGTCAGGTAGAGCGGGGTGCGGATGAACAGCAGCAGCACGCCCATGCCCATGACCAGGCCGGGCAGCGCGAGCGGCGCCGTGGCGATGTAGACCATCGCGCCGCTGGTCGGCATGCGCAGCCGGTCGGACAGGTAGACGACGGCCAGGCCGATGGCGATGCAGACCACCGGCACCACCACGGCGAGGATCACCGAGTGGAGCGTCGCGGTGCGGATCTCGCCGGTGTCGATGGTGTTCCACAGGTTGGCGAAGGACAGGTGCATGTCGCCGATGGACGGGGCGAGGTACTTCGACAGCGACATGAGCACCAGGGCGGCGAACGGGATCACGAACGCCACCAGTCCGTAGCCGGCCGTCAGCACCCACACCACGGCCGCGGTGCCGCGCCGGACCCGGATCCGGCCGTCGCGGTGCCCGCGGCCGCCGACCGAGACGTACCGGCCGCTGCTGCGGACGGTGCGCTGGTAGAGGTAGAGGCCGACCAGGCAGGTGATCAGCAGTTCCGCGCTGATCGAGGCGCCCAGCGGGATGTCCTGCACGTCGCCGTAGAGCGCCTTGTAGACCTCCACCGACAGCGGCTGGAAGGCGCCGCCCTGCCCGAGGATGCTCGGCACCGTGAACTCGCCCATCGACAGGATCGCGACGAACAGCGCCGAGGACAGGATCGCCGGGCGGATCATCGGCAGCGAGATGCGCAGCGTGGTGGACAGCAGGTTGCGCCCGTTGACGAGGGACGCCTCCTCCAGCGTGGGGTCCATCCCGCGCATCGCCGCGGAGACGAAGAAGTACGAGTAGGGCACGAAGTGCGTGACGAGCACGAAGACCATGCCGCCGACGGAGAGGACGTCCGGCTGGAGCCAGCCGGGGACGTGGGCGTCGTGCAGGTAGCGGTTGAGCACGCCGGTCTGCGGGGTGGCCAGCCAGATCCAGGCCACCGCGGTCACGAACGGCGCGACGAACAGCGACCCGATGCACAGCACCTCGCGCACCCGGCTGCCGCGCATCTGCAGCCGCGTGGTGCTCCACGCGAGCGCGGTGCCGATCACCGTGGTCAGGGCCGCGACGACGAGCGCGAAGACGATCGTCTCGCCGAGCAGCCTGAGCATGTGGGCGGTGGTGAAGACCTCCCGGGCGGCCGAGAAGTCGAACCCCGAGCCGAGGTCGGTGGGCTGGCTGAGCACCGAGGCCACCACGACGTAGAGCACCGGCCCCAGCACGAGCACCGCCAGCGCCGCCCAGGTCAGCGGGAGCAGGGCGAGGCCGGAGCGCGAGGCGGCCGGGGCGGCCGGCGGGGCGCCGGAATCGCGCGGCGCGGCGGGGGCGGGTGCCGGGGCGCCGGTGAGGTCGCCGACGGCGCTCATGACTGCACCCCGAAGACGGAGTTCCACTTTTTCAGGAAGGTCTGGAGCTTGTCGTCCTGGAGCCGCGGGTCGGTGCGCCACTCCAGCCACGGCTGCGCCACCGGCCGGTACCAGGGCTCGTCGGCGTAACTGGTGTTGTCCGTCCAGCCCTTGGCCGACGACTCGCCGCCGGTGGACTTCGTCATCGCCTGCTGGCCGGCGAGCGTGGCGGTCCACTCGCTCCACAGCCGGGCCGCGGCCGGGTGCGGGGCGGAGCTGGGGATGGCCTGCATGAACTGGGTGGCGTTCATCCGCGACAGCGAGGAGAAGCGCACCGGCGCGCCCTCGGCCGCCAGCGGTCCGAAGATCGACTCCTCACCGAAGTCCGTGGCGTAGTAGGTGCCGGCCGAGACCTGCTGGGAGATGGAGGCGATGCTGTCGGTGATGGCCGGCTTCTGCTTGGCGAGCTTCTCCAGGTACGACCAGCCGTACTGCGAGCCGAGGTTGTAGACGAGGTTGGCGTAGTACGCCATGCCGGAGCCGCCGTTGGACGGCGAGATCAGCATGATCTTCCCCTTGAGCGCCGGGTCGAGCAGCGCGTTCCACGGGTCGGCGGCGAGTTCGCGCTGGACCGCGGCCGGCGTGGTCTTGGTGTTCCACGCGACGCCGCCGTTGGACTGGTAGAGCGGGTAGAGGTAGCCGGGCACCACCCGGTCGCCCGGATACAGGTCCGCGGCCTGCGGGGTGTAGTGGGCGATCCACTTCTGCCGGCGGAAGCCCTCCAACTGGGAGAGGTTGCTGGTCTCCAGCACGTCCGCCTTGTTGCGGCCGGCCTGCTGCTGGGTCTGGAACGTGGTGCCCAGCGTCGCGCTCGACAGCCGGAGGATCTTCACCTTGACGCCGTACTTCTTCGTGAACGCGGCCGTCCAGCCCTTCATCTGGTCGGCCTGGATGGCGGTGTAGACGGTCAGCGTCCCCTCCGAGCGCGCCGTCTTCACCAGCGCCGCCAGGTCGGACGTGGACGTGAGCTTGGCGGCCTTCTTGGACGCCGGGGACAGGTTCGGTCCGCCGCACGCGGCGAGGACGGCCGAGCAGACCCCCACCGCGACCGCCGCGAGGGCACGTCGTCTCCAGAGTGTTGTCACCTGCGCTACTTCCCATCTGATCGATACGGGGACGCCCGTCCTCCGGGGCCGAGCGGGCGGGCCGGCTCGGCGCGGGACGCGCGGGCCGGCCGCCGGCGTGGCCGGGACGGGCAGCGGGCACCGGGTCGCGGAGGTGCGGGGTCGCCGCGGTCGCGTCGCCGGCCCTCGGCCCTCGGCCGTCGGCGCGGGGCCCGGACCGGCCGGGTGGCGGCCCGTCCTGCGTCGGGCGGGGTTTCGGCAACGTTCTCCCCGTGTTTCGCCGAGGTGTTGCGACGAACGAAACCGTCGGATTCGACGAGCGGTCAACCTAGAGACGCTGAGGTGGTGAGAAGCGCGGCTAATCACCCCGACCCGACGCGTGACGCAGGTCACTGCGCGGCAGGGGCCGTGACCACGGCGGATGCGCACCGGGCCGCCCGGCGCCGTGGCCAGGGGTGATCAGCGCGGCCTTTTCACCCCATCACCGAACGCTGCTTGACGCCTCCCCCCGGGGCGGCGGTTGATGGGTGAGGCCGCCGGCCCGCGCACCGCTCCAGCGGATGTCGCCGCCGTTGCCGGCCCTTGCAGCCGAACCGCCTACAGGTCACGAGGTCCCAGATGTCACGCAGCAAGAAGTGGTCCGTCGCGCTCGCCGGAGAGTGCATGGTGACCCGCCCGTTCGCCATGCACGACGAGCCCGAGTTCCTCTCCGTCCTGGAGAAGCTCCGGTCCAGCGACGTCACCTACGCCCACGTCGAGACCAACTTCGGCCACTTCGGTGAAGTGGACGCCCCCTCGCGCGGCGACCAGATCGGCAGCTACTTCCTCACCGACCCGCAGGTCGCCCACGACCTGCGCTGGGCGGGCGTGGACATCGCGTCGCTGGCCAACAACCACAGCTTCGACTTCGGGGCCAAGGGCCTGCTGTCCACGATCCGCCACTGCGACGCGGCGCAGATCGCGCACGCCGGCACCGGCCAGGACCTGGAGGAGGCGCGCGAGCCGGGCTACCTGGAGACCCGCAACGGCCGCGTCGCGCTGGTGTCGACCAGCTCGGGCAACAAGTCGCACGAGTGGGCGAGCCTGCCCAAGGCCACCCTCCCGGGCCGCCCCGGGGTGAACTCGCTGCGGCCGATCACCCGCTTCGTGGTGGACGAGGACGCCGCGGCCAAGCTGCGCGACATCGGCGGCAAACTCGGCATCCTGCGCGAGACCGGCATGAACGTCGAGGGGAGCAGCGGCCTGCTCATGAAGGCCGGCGAGGGCGAGTTCAGCCTCGCCATGCCGAGCGACCAGTCCACCACGGGCTCCAACATCTTCAAGGTCGCCGACCGCTTCGACGTCACCACCAGCAGCGACCGGCGGGACCTCGCCGGCAACCTCCGGGCGGTCGAGGAGGCCCGGATCATGGCCGACCTGGTGCTGGTGGCGCACCACTGCAGCATCTCCGAGGGCGGGCGCGGCGACCGGCCGCCGACCTTCATGCGGGACTTCGCCCACGCGGCCATCGACGCCGGGGCGGACATCTTCGTCGGCCACGGGTGGCACAAGACGCTGGGCATAGAGATCTACCGGGGCAAGCCGATCTTCTACGGCGTCGGCAACTTCTTCGCGCAGTCCGAGTTCGTCCGCCGCGTGCCCTTCGACGCGTACGAGTCGTGGAACCACGACACGGACCGGCTGCCCACGCTCACCCCGGCCGCGCACCCGCTGCACCCGGGCCTCACCGCGGGGAACCGGACCTGGTGGAGCTCGGCGGTGATCAACCTCGTCCTGGAGGACGGGCAGGTGCGCGAGATCGAGCTGCACCCCGTGGAGCTCGGCCGGGAGGTCAGCAAGGAGGCGCCGCTGCGCCGCTCCGTGGGCGGCGGCGACCGCCCGCTGACCGACGGGCGCCCGCTCACCGCCACCGGCGAGGACGCCGAGCAGATCCTCCAGCGGTACCAGCGGCTGTCCGCGGACTTCGGCACCACCGTCGTGATCGAGGACGGTATCGGGCGGATCAAGATCTGACGGAGCACTGCCCGGGGTCTGGTCCGCGCGGTGCCCCGCCCATATGGTGCACTCAGTGCGTACCAGACTCCCGCGGGGACCCGTGGGAGGCGATGTGCGGACACCACCCCGGACCGGACCGGCGGCGAAAGGAGCAGGTCATGGCCGAGCGGCAGAACCCGCACCGCCAGCAGATGCTCCGCGGCCTCAGCTTCGACCAGTTGTTCGCCGTCCGGACGATCGCGAGCGCCGGGTCCTTCCGCGAGGCCAGCAAGATCCTCTGCCTGACCCAGCCGGCGATCTCCCAGCGCGTCCAGCACATCGAGCACATCCTGGGGTCGCCGATCTTCGACCGGCACTCCGGGGTCGGGGTGAGCCTCACCGACGTCGGCCGCACCTTCCTCGACTTCTGCGACCGCTCGCTGCTGGACCTGGACCGGCTCTGCTCCGACATGGCGCAGAACGAGGAGCCGGAGAGCGAGTCCACGCTGAGCATCACCGCCCCGTCCGACAGCATCCAGTACTTCATCATCCGGCTGCTGCCGGTGCTGCGCGCCCGCTTCCCCCACCGGCAGGTGCGGGTCACCCAGTCGGGGTCGCGCGGCGAGAGCATGCAGATGATGCGCAGCGGGGCGGCCGACGTGGCCTTCTACCGGGTGCCGCTGGACCCGGCGCTGTCGGTCGTCGCGATCATGGACGAGAAGCTGCACCTGGTGGCCGCCCCCGGCCACGAGATCCTGCGCGTCCCCGCCGAACAGCGGGCCGCGGCGCTGGGCGCCTACTCGTTCGCCACCTACATCCCGTCCATGCGCTCGCGTCACCTCGTGGAGCGGTGGTCGCTCAAGATCGGCGCCAGGCTGCGGGTGGACATCGAGTCCCAGGGTCTGGACGTGATGAAGCAGGCGGCCGTGAGCGGTTCCGCGCTCACGGTGCTGCCGAGCACGTCCATCGGCGAGGAGCTGAAGGACGGCCGCCTGGTGGTGGTCGACGTCGACGGCATGCCGCTGGTGCGGGCCACCGCCATCGCGGTCCGCCCCGGTGACGAACGGCGCGCGGCCATCCAGGAGTTCATCGACCTGCTGGTCCGCATCAGCCGGGCCTCGACCGACCCGTCCATGCCCGGCTTCCGCTGGGCGAGCGACGCGAAGGTCGGCGGGGGTGCCGCGCCGCCGGCGGCCGCGGCGGTGTGACCGCGCCGCGCGGGCACACGGTTCCCTCCCCTCGGGCGTCCGACCGAGACTGCCCTGACGGGGTGCGCGTCCAGTCGTGACGCGCCGCCGGCCCGGACGAACCGGGTCGGGCCGGACGAACCGGGTCGGACGAACCGGGTCGGACGAACCGGGCCGGACGAACCGGGCCGGCGACAACGCCGGAACAGCACACGGAAAGCGATGACGCCGGTCCGCCCTGCCTTGCCGCGGGCGCGGCCGGTCGCACGTGCGGGACACCCATCGAGTCCACCGTGGAAATCGAGGCAGTCAATGGAGTTCATCACGCGTCGCCGGTTCCTCTCCACCGCGGGCGCCGTGGCCGCGGGCGCGGCCGGTGCGGCCGCACTCGCCGGCTGCGGGTCCGACGCGAAGCCGAAGGCGGCCGCGACGGCCAGGACGGCCACCACGGCCGCCACCAAGGACCCCGAACCGACGCTGACGGTCGCCGCGAAATCGCCCTGGATGGCCAACCAGGTGGCGCTGACCAGCACGAACACCCTCTTCCTCGGCCTTCCGCGCTTCCCCGGCCACGAGACGACCCCCTCGGTCGCACGGCGGGAGCCGGACGGGACCGTGGCGGCCTTCCCGGGCAACTCCTGGAACGCGTGGAAGGCCGGGGACGACGGGCGGAACAGCTTCGTCTACGTCAACTCCGTGCACGTCTTCGCCGACGACACGGTGTGGTGCGTCGACCAGGGCGGGCTGCGCGCGGACTCGGCGCCGAAGGAGCTGTCCACCCCGAAGCCCGGGGCGCAGAAGATCGTCCAGTTCGACCCGCGGAGCGGAAAGGCGCTGCGGGTGCTGCGGTTCGGCGACGACATCCTTCCGACCGGAGCGCAGCTCAACGACCTGCGCATCCACGGCACCACCCTGTACGCGACGGACTCCGGGCTCGGCGCCCTCATCGTGCACGACCTGGCGACCGGAAGGACCGCGCGCCGCCTCTCCGGGTACCCGCAGATGCTGGGCGTGGCGGCGCCGGCCGCGACCACCGCGCCGGGGAAGACGCAGAGCAGGCACAAGACGCCCAAGAGCGACATGATCGAGCTCACCGGAGACGGCGCGTGGCTGTACTGGGCGGCGCCCACCGGGCCGTTCTACCGCGTCGCGACCGATCTCCTGCGCGACGCGACCGTCTCCGACGCGCACCTGGCCGCGCACGTCCAGCACGTGGCGGACATACCGCTGTCCGGCGGCTGCGCGATCGACACGCTCGGCAACCTCTACCTGTCGGACATCGACAACAAGCGGATCGTGCTCCTGACGCCGTCGGGCCGCAGGACCGTCCTGGCCGCGAACCCCGGGCTGGTGAGCCCCGACGGGTCGTTCATCGGGGCCGACCGCCGGCTGTACGTCCCCGCGCCGCAGACCGAGCGGACCGAGCTGTTCGGCAACCCGAAGGACCTGACGGTGAAGCCGTTCCTCGTCTACTCCCTGCCGCTGCCGGCGGAGTTCGACGGGGTGAAGCTGGGGGACGCCGTGACCGGTCAGGGGTGACGGACCGCCGGGCGGCCCGGCTCGGGAGTGCGGCCCGGGGCTGGGCCCGCCCGAGGCAGGTCTCCTCCCCCCTCCCGACCGGGTCAGACGCGGTCGTCGTGCGCCACGGAGCGCGCCACCTCGCGATGGGACTCGTGCTCGGCCAGGCGCGCGGTCAGCGCCGCGCGGACGTCGTCGAAGGTGTCGGGGCCGAGCGGCAGCCGCAGCGGCGCCGCGCCCGAGTCCACGAGGTCGACCATCGCCGCGGCGATCTTGCGCGGGTCGTTGGGCAGGCCGAAGGAGCCGTCGGCGATCGCGCGGCGCACGTCGCCGGCCGGGGTGCCGTCGTACTCCGGCATGGTCGGCGCGGTGTCGAGCGAGCCGCCGAAGCCGGTCGGTGTCGCCCCGGGCTCCACGATGGTCAGGCCGATGCCGAACGGGGCGATCTCGCGGGCGACGGTCTCGCAGAAGCCCTCGATGCCCCACTTCGAGGCGTGGTAGTAGCCGAAGTTGGGGTAGGTGGCCTGGCCGCCGGCGGTCGAGACCTGGAGGATCCGGCCGTGCCCCTGCGCGCGCAGGTACGGCAGCGCCGCGCGGATGACGTGGATCGAGCCGAGCAGGTTGGTGTCGATCACCCGCCGGATCTGCTCGTCGGCGGCTTCCTCGACGGAGGCGAAGACGCCGTAGCCGGCGTTGTTCACGATCACGTCGATCGTGCCGAGCGCCGTGAAGGCGTCGGCCACGACCCGGTGCACCCGCGCGGTGTCGGTGACGTCCAGCCGCGTGACCCACAGACGGTCGCCGTGCTCGGCGCGCAGGTCGTCCAGCGCCTCGGGCCAGCGCAGCGTCGCGGCGACCCGGTCGCCGCGGGCCAGCAGGAGTTCGGTGAGCAGGCGCCCGAAGCCGGAGGAGGTGCCGGTGATGAACCAGGTGGTGGGTGTGGGCATGATGCCCCTTCCTTTGGTCGCCATCAGGTATGGGCGGCATATCCGGTGAAAGCTCCGCCGAGCAGCGGTTTCGCCGGGGTCCGCCGGTATCGTCCGAGACCCTAGGAGTTCCAGTCGACTCGAAGTCAAGCTCGTAGACTGGCGGCATGACCACCGCGGAGAGCACGTTCACCATCGGCGAGGTCAGCGAGCTGACCGGCCTGACCACGTACACCCTGCGCTTCTACGAGCAGGAGGGGCTGTTCTTCGCGCCCGTGCGGCGCAACGCGGCCGGGCGCCGGACCTTCACCCAGGACGAGGTGGAGTGGCTGAAGGTGTGCACGAAGCTGCGCTCGTCCGGCATGCCCCTGCCCGACATCCAGCGGTACGCCCAGCTCGCCCGCGAGGGGGCGGGGAACGAGGCCGAGCGGTTCGAGATCCTGCGCCGCCACGAGGCGCGGGTGCAGCAGCAGGTCGCCGACCTTCAGGCGGCCCTCGGCGTGATCCACCACAAGGTCGAGCTGTACGCACGCCACCTCGCCGCCGGCACCGCCGACACGCTGTGGCGCGACGGCCCGGAGTGCGAACCGGTCCCCGACCCCGGGTAGCGGCCGTCCGGCCGATCGTGCGGTCCGCCGTCCGCCTCCCCCTCCTGCCGGGAGGCGGTTCCGCACCCGCTCCGGGGCGTACGCGCCGCTCCCCGCGGCGCGTACGGAAGTCGCCGCGCGGTGTTTCCCCGCCGCTCCCGCTGCGTTCGCCCGGCCTGGTTAGCGTCCTCACGCCCGGTCAGGCACAGGAGAGGCGCGTCCATGAGCA encodes:
- a CDS encoding SMP-30/gluconolactonase/LRE family protein; the protein is MEFITRRRFLSTAGAVAAGAAGAAALAGCGSDAKPKAAATARTATTAATKDPEPTLTVAAKSPWMANQVALTSTNTLFLGLPRFPGHETTPSVARREPDGTVAAFPGNSWNAWKAGDDGRNSFVYVNSVHVFADDTVWCVDQGGLRADSAPKELSTPKPGAQKIVQFDPRSGKALRVLRFGDDILPTGAQLNDLRIHGTTLYATDSGLGALIVHDLATGRTARRLSGYPQMLGVAAPAATTAPGKTQSRHKTPKSDMIELTGDGAWLYWAAPTGPFYRVATDLLRDATVSDAHLAAHVQHVADIPLSGGCAIDTLGNLYLSDIDNKRIVLLTPSGRRTVLAANPGLVSPDGSFIGADRRLYVPAPQTERTELFGNPKDLTVKPFLVYSLPLPAEFDGVKLGDAVTGQG
- a CDS encoding MerR family transcriptional regulator produces the protein MTTAESTFTIGEVSELTGLTTYTLRFYEQEGLFFAPVRRNAAGRRTFTQDEVEWLKVCTKLRSSGMPLPDIQRYAQLAREGAGNEAERFEILRRHEARVQQQVADLQAALGVIHHKVELYARHLAAGTADTLWRDGPECEPVPDPG
- a CDS encoding SDR family oxidoreductase is translated as MPTPTTWFITGTSSGFGRLLTELLLARGDRVAATLRWPEALDDLRAEHGDRLWVTRLDVTDTARVHRVVADAFTALGTIDVIVNNAGYGVFASVEEAADEQIRRVIDTNLLGSIHVIRAALPYLRAQGHGRILQVSTAGGQATYPNFGYYHASKWGIEGFCETVAREIAPFGIGLTIVEPGATPTGFGGSLDTAPTMPEYDGTPAGDVRRAIADGSFGLPNDPRKIAAAMVDLVDSGAAPLRLPLGPDTFDDVRAALTARLAEHESHREVARSVAHDDRV